From the Cucumis sativus cultivar 9930 chromosome 5, Cucumber_9930_V3, whole genome shotgun sequence genome, the window atttaaaatttaaatgtattatttatgtaataataagaataacaTAATCTTACATGACAATactaaataaagaaatacaataTAATGGAGGCAGGAACGGAACAGGATCAAAGGAATGCATTATTCCCATGCTCTCGTCTGAaagattttgttgtttgagttattcaaattgttgttaacttttattaataacaaatataaattattattaattgttatttgagttcaaattattgttataattaatatcCTCACGAGGAGAAAGAGTTGTTTatgaaccaaaaaagaaagagaagaaaaaggtaaaaaacaaaacacaaaaccaacatataattatattcctCACTTTCTGCCATTAGCTTTCACATTCACAAACATCCCGAGTTCAACCAAAATCTTACGTTTCACTTTGcaaaaactcaaaatgttGGAACCAAAATAAACTTAACATCACATCTTtcttcatataattaattatatatattgagatgtattctatttttttcttcttgatataaaatataaaggatatactaaataattattaagcTAGAGTCACGCTAGATCAGTTAGCAACGAGAGCCCCTGCGGCAATTGAGAGCACCTGCAGTGATAGTGATATCCCCAACAAGAGATGAGGGTCTAGCGCTGAGACTATAAGCTCGTGCATAGCTAGAGGAGGCACCAGCGCCTGATTGGCGAAAATAGGCGCCATTCAACAACAAGTCACCCTCAGAACGCCAGTTCCAATGGCGCCACTCGCTCTCGGGTGCGTCCTCGTGCTTTGTTACCTCCTTTCGAAACCGATTATAAGGCGCCACGAATCTATTGCCTTGGCTGTATATCGTGGGTGAAGCACTCCCTCCGATGGCATACATTTCCCAATGAGTGTAATCGTTGTTCACTACATGGAAATATCCATGTCTACATCTACACATATAGCATATaggtttaaatttgtttttaattaagaatgaaattaaagtaatattgtagagatgatgaaaagggatatatgaaatttaccTTGGCATTCGTTGGACAAGTCCTTCACCAAAATGGTTAAAAGCAATAGTAACTTGCATGTTTTTATCTTGGGTGAAAGAATCACTATGTCCCAATAACATAACCTTATCATGATGTGTCATATAGTTATTGGATATAGTAATAGCCGTTGATCCATGAATGGCGTCAATCAACCCATCATTACAATTAGACAAAGAGCAATGATCGATCCAGATTTGTTTACCACCTAAAATGGAGACACCATCACCGTCAGATGCAGTCCACCAGCCAGCATGCTGTGGGGAGTCTCGTATGTTAGCATTCCCACCTCTCTTGCAATCGTGAATATGGATGCCGTGGATGATTATATTCGTCGCGTAGTGGATTTTAATACAAGGGCCACCTGCCAGGTGGACGCTGGCGCCACGTCCGTCGATGGTTTTGAAGGAGTTCATGACCAGCTCTTGGGCGAGTTTGATTACCATGTCGCGCTTGAAGATGATCCATAAGGGTTCGTTTTGGATGACGGCGTGGCGGAGGGTGCCCGGACGGGGGTTAAGTGGGTCGTCGTTCCCGGAGTCAGTGACTACGTAGAAACGGCCGTTTTTGCCGCCGATTGCGTTTTTGCCGAAGCCGATGGCGCAATCGGCTAAGCGTTTACGGTTTGTTTCCCAATTGGAATCGCATCTCCAACAATCGTCTATTGGGTTTCCTGTTCCACATGATAAATACCCCAAGTTTCTTCTTGATCCATTTATGCTCCTGCGTGCCGCCATCAGTAAccacaaatttattttacaaccAGAAATAATAACTAATACAATTGCCAAATGTATATCAAAACATAGATACACTAAGAAGTATTTTccccaaaattttgaatacagTTTTGGTTTGGTTCTATGTTAGCTAGGTGCTCATTCtttaaaatagtaaacttTCAATGTTTGTTCCTTTGTCACATTACATTCCCACCTTTTAAGGTGTCTACTTGTcatgttttattcttttaaaaaaaggtttattttaattggatctacaaaataataacacaaattaaaattttactcatCATAACAACTGCTCTTCccatataaatttattttcacaaGTGAGCCAAGTTTAACCCTAAAACTTTGTTACATAaaagatttgtttttaaaaatgcatgCATGACCGAAAGTTAAATGATTTAGAAGTACAAGAACTAAAACAAGAGTATATTTAATATGTATGAGAACCAATGTACATaacaaaaatgtatatatatacctttgaACTTCTTCAACGACGAGATGAGGATGTTGATGAACAAAAGGTAAGGAGGAATTGGAAGGTAGTGGAGCAGTCATagacaagaagaaagaaagagataaaagaagCAACAAAAAgtaaagggaagaagaagaagaagaagaagccgCCATTGGagagttcaaaattaaacaaaagaaaaaagaaagattgaaaaattggTTTTAGGGAAAATGGGGATTGATATAAGTgatttatatagaaatataaagCCGATAGTAGAGGCGTGATTGTACCATAAATTACATTTGTGGGGTCTCTAACATTATCGTAATTTCAGGTTTTTTGAACCCTCtctcttcaatcttcaaaCCACACTTAAGTCAATTCACTTtgactttttcctttttgcttCCTTTTTCTATCGTGTCTTCCTCTCGAGTCATCGtcgcaatatatatatagttgatagGTTCACATTGTTATTTTGTGCTATTATGGCGAGAACGATCTCATAGTAACGATTGGATGTGAATTTTAACATATGAactgttttattatatattttgtctcTACCAAACTGAAAAACGCAAGAATTGTTGAAGATGcgattttaaatatagagaCTAAAAGTaagcaacaaaaaaagaaacacaaaactTTATAtgaagattttcaaatttcaactcACTATAGAAATAAATCCATTAGGTGTAAAATTGTTACAATCACATAGAATAAATCCCTTGATGATGATTCCAATTATTAAGCATACTCTATAAAAGCTTTTGAACAACCACTCAAACTAGAAAGGAGAGTTTAACTAGAGTGAATGGttacaatcacaaataaataataatctttCTCTAATTCTAAAATTCTAATGCATTTGTACcactcataaatttttttttaaaaaaaaagaatttaagcTTCaagtatatttataaaaacaatttgaaatcaaagtcATGGACTCCTCGCTTCAGTgaatataaacaataacacacttattctaatattttatcaaaaccAATGGTGtctttcaaattaaagtttgagACCTTCCATGTGTTTCTTAAAACACTTTAGATAAAACTAATTAGgtcatacttttttttcccttggTGACTTTTGAGGGATTAAAGCCATCAATGGTAGAATTTTCTGATTTTAGATTCACACCAAAGGAccaatataattattgcaaCTGCTTTTGACTCCTAAAGTATATAGTGTGAGGATTTTAATTAACCCCTCTAAGAACTTATAAATATGAACATCCAAATATTACCTTTCTGGAATTAATATATAACTGAGATATTAATTAGGTCAATAAAGTATATCAGTAGGCTCATGATATACTTGtaagtattattttattgtattgaaTGTATATACAAACTGTCAGTTGAGAGTTAAAGTAATACAATCGTGTGTTAACACTACTTTTGCTTTGAAGTACTTTTCATGGACATTACAGCGACCAACTCtagatatatttattgtatagcagcacaaattattataatggaattttgtgattgaatataacatatgtttattttatgattGGTTTGCACTATTCGGTTACAAACAAAAGTATAGAAAGATTATAGATAAAGACCTTCAGAAAAAGtacattgaaaattaaactagtACAGAGTTAGAGAGATAAAAGAGAAGTAGAGAGAGCTGACAAAATCTTCCATTAGGGTTTCACACACTGTAGAACAacgtttaaaaaaaacgttaaatacaaaagaaattaacctTAACTACAtaacatcaaaataataacataatattaaaGTATTACAGTTCAATTCTAAATACTCTAACACAGTAAAGTAGGACGTCGTTTGAGACATATGCTCTcgtttcataatttaaaattgaaattatgaacacaattaaagtttttctacaaatttgagacaagtaaatttgattaattttggaTCCAATGTTGGAAAAGAGAATGATAGAGGTTGTTGTAGAAAGATACTCTCAATTTCCtgttttttcaaacatttctcctctacaaaaaaaaaaaagtacgaattaattttgtttaagcTAATGTTtgcataaatataattttacgatataatatttaaatattatggttttcaattcaaacttaAATGTGCTAGAAATTAAGGAGGCTCGTTTAGCTTTTATGCGagatattatattcaattagaaaaatcatataatataaagtcctaagttataaattaattttttttaaaaaaattgatgtatcaaaacaaaaacatactAAAAAGTTCTTTAAATCTTATATTAAGAATGTGTGTTTTCTAGTGGAATGCAGGTAGATAGATTTGAATGAGtttgaaaaaagttttaagGAGTAatcaagaaaagagaaagaaggatcAAAGAGTGaagagaatttttaaaagaaaaaaaaaatgatcatatGATCATCTCCTCTTTTGTATTCTCAGAGAATCATCAAAtgcatataataataaaataacagaACCATTGATCTCTCTTCAAATACAATTCAAACCCATCTCATTAATCtcattaaatttagaaaaattacaatCTTAGAACACAAACAATCCAACAATGCCCGAAATCCCAGCAACGGCCGCAACAGACACTTTCACCAAAGAACCACCATTGGCCGGAGAATCTGAGGGTGTATCAGCTGGTGAATCAGCTGATGAATCAGCTGGTGCATCAGCAACCGCATCGCTTGTAGGTCCGGCAGCAGGTCCAGTTGGGGAAGGTGGAGATGACACATCGGCTTCAGGGGCTCCAGCAGGGGCCACAGTGGAAGAAGACTCATCGCCAGCAGGGGAAGAAGCAGGGCCACCGGCAACAGGGGTGTCAGCTTCAGGGGCTCCAGCCTTAGCTGAAGGGGCAGAAGCAGCTCCTTTGGGAGCACCGGCGGCGGAAGGAGTGGCAGCGATCGGGGCGTCAGCGGCTGCGGCGGGAGACTTGGAAGGAGCAGCTGCGGGAGTTTTTGCGCCATCGGAGGGTTCAACGTCAGCGGCCTTGGGGGAGGAAGCAGGGGAGGAGGCGGGGGAGGAGGCGGGGGAGGTGGCGGGGGCTTCGGCGGCAGAGACAATGCCGACGACGGCGGCGGAGAAGAGAAGGGCGAGGAGAGCGAATTGACGGGCCATTGTTGGGGATTTGAGATGGGGAGATTGAACTGAAcgagagaaaagaagaaagaggaaattatttttatttaggaTTCTGAAGG encodes:
- the LOC101217834 gene encoding pectate lyase — encoded protein: MAASSSSSSSLYFLLLLLSLSFFLSMTAPLPSNSSLPFVHQHPHLVVEEVQRSINGSRRNLGYLSCGTGNPIDDCWRCDSNWETNRKRLADCAIGFGKNAIGGKNGRFYVVTDSGNDDPLNPRPGTLRHAVIQNEPLWIIFKRDMVIKLAQELVMNSFKTIDGRGASVHLAGGPCIKIHYATNIIIHGIHIHDCKRGGNANIRDSPQHAGWWTASDGDGVSILGGKQIWIDHCSLSNCNDGLIDAIHGSTAITISNNYMTHHDKVMLLGHSDSFTQDKNMQVTIAFNHFGEGLVQRMPRCRHGYFHVVNNDYTHWEMYAIGGSASPTIYSQGNRFVAPYNRFRKEVTKHEDAPESEWRHWNWRSEGDLLLNGAYFRQSGAGASSSYARAYSLSARPSSLVGDITITAGALNCRRGSRC
- the LOC105435690 gene encoding lysine-rich arabinogalactan protein 17, yielding MARQFALLALLFSAAVVGIVSAAEAPATSPASSPASSPASSPKAADVEPSDGAKTPAAAPSKSPAAAADAPIAATPSAAGAPKGAASAPSAKAGAPEADTPVAGGPASSPAGDESSSTVAPAGAPEADVSSPPSPTGPAAGPTSDAVADAPADSSADSPADTPSDSPANGGSLVKVSVAAVAGISGIVGLFVF